The window TGgcttttttcagtattttatgattttatagTACTagacaatataaaatataaagagaaataaaactttgaaaactgaaaagcagactGGAATTCATGGTATTATGCTTTTGCAGTGTAGTTGTTATAGCAGGTGATATCACATCTAAACTGCAGCTTTCATCTACAAATCTAAACACTCTGCAAAGTCAACCAGAAGGGCAAGCAAACCTTTAATTCTAGTCAGCATCTAAATCTGGCCTAGGATTTTTGAAACAAGTGAATATACATCATATACAGCATAAAAAGAGATCAATAAAGAAATTTGGAACCTACCAATACTGGTAGCGGGTGTCATGCACAAAACTGACCCTGCGTGTCATGCAATGATAGGTGAAAAAAGTGGATAAAGGGAAGAAACAGGTTAGCCGTTTAGAGTTAACATTCAAAGTGAGATTCAAGCATAACCACAGAGAAGTAAGTTAGTTAAATGAAACTGTAAGGTCATTCATAGTTTTGCTTTAACACAAAAAAAGGTGATTATGTTCTTACTAAACTTCTACCTGAGTATACTGTGTGACTTTTGGCATGTTTCTGTGTACGTACGAGATACTTcataaacttttttatttagtaCTTTTATCCTTTCACTTAGTACTTTTGCAGCAACGGGGTTTTGTTTACAGAAACATCTTTGGTTAATGATCACATTATTTGGGGATTTTAGAACTCGTTGCGTAACACAGCTTGGTGTTACGCAGGTCAACTTTCACCAACTTTTTGATGTGCAGCGGAGAAAGAAGTTAAAACGGAATTAGCCGATACTGTTCTGCCGGAGCTTTGCCAAATTTGCATTTGATGTCAATGTACTCGTTCTTAACACGACGACTGAGGTGGAGAGGTGCTTTCTGACCAAAGAAAATACTACTGGGACAAGTCCCCAAGCTGAACACCTCAGAGTGCGTAGCGTTCCAGCAAAAGTCTCCCAGCACACCTCAAAGATGCTCTGGAAGGACTGCTCACCCGCCGCGTGGTTTAGTTTCGGTGCCTAGTCCACCTTTAACCTTTCTGGGAAGACCgaatgaaacaaaagaatagCGTGTTTTCAGTACGGTGCATATAGCAAGCTGGTGACAGTGAGCAGGTAAGGAGACTAGTCCCATATACACGCATATTTGATACGAAGTCAAATATGCTTCCTGTATTCCTGCTTAATTACTACCGCAGCCATTTATCCGACCTTCATAGTAGCGGTGTAGCTATGAATGACCTTACCCAAGAACAGTCCCCGGAGAATACACAAAGTTCCTCCTCTAGAGGCTACAGAAACACTAACAAACAGCaatgggaagagagaaaagatctGTTGTTTTTAAGATCATTCATCAAACAATAAGGAGGAGGTGACAAAGCAATCAAACtgatgtaaaacaaacaaagtgCAGAACTTTGGAGGTAAGCCATGCTACGTCAAGCCCCACACTTTTCATTAGGGGAGCAAGTGGTtaagaaagcagagaagttaTATAAAACAATtaagttttatatatattccAGCAGCAAAACTTGTCTTAAAATTTAacttaacacacacacacacaaggaacacatttgaaaattatACTGGTTCAAAAAATATCACATAATCATTTAAAATCCAACAGATAATGTCATGCATTGCTCCTTAGACCTGTGTGGCATTACGGTCCTTACACCCACCAAATCCAACCTTCCCAGGAAACGTGGGAATATCAGATGCAGCATCTTTAACGAAAAGCTCATGGCGCCCACTCATATAGAGGGGGTTCTGCTTTCCTAACCTCCTCCCATACCCCACTCCTCTCTTTAACTTCCTTTCTAGGTGCTGATGGTGTTTGCAAAGAGCAGGAGGTTCAGCACCATGAGAAAGGTTTTCCACTCTGGGCCTGGGCTCATTCTGCTATGTTATccctctgtttcttctttttttttttttcttttcatgcacTTGTTTTGGGACTTGCCAGCAACTTGGGCCTTAAAGTTTGGTTCCAAGATCCACCCTTCCTACCATCAGAAATTTGTAAGATAAAACTATAATTGCAACCATTAGCTGGAAAAAAGGATGGAcaataaaaagcacaaagacTGAGCTACTTCAGGAAGCACGAGCACTCCAAAAGTCTGGAAAATATCCAAATgctatttcactgaaaaaggtTTACactactgtatttttccataGTTAATTTGAAATCCTTGGCAATTGCATACAATAGCGGTAAACCCTGAAAGGGAGTGCTTAAGAGAAGGAATAATGCGTATCATACTGCAAATTCTCAGGGTTaagttataaaataaatttgtggaAATTTCTGTATGTTTGTAAGCATGGGACAGTCTTCCATTCACGTCCGAATAGACAGTCtcacaatttatttattttttccaaacactCCCATAAATGTTCAGTATGTTTTCTGCCACAGATATTCTGGTGCACCAATGTGCTAAAAATACGGCATGCTATAACTTACTATTATAAATACAGGGGCAGGCTCCAAGGTTGTTACTCAGGCCTTGTTGCAAAATTCCATGAAGTCAATGccatctgtgtttgtttttatctttaaaaacatatgGGAATGCTGATAGATCGGGAAATCATCCCGTGTTTCATCTCATTCCTTGTTTAACCGACATTATTTCTATAAACTAAAATAACATCGCTGAAATGTCAAGCGCATTTGCAAACACATAGATTTAAACGATTCTGGAAGTTCACACTCGATAACATTCTGATACTAAGATACGTAATTTGTTAATTACAAATGAAATCGCAGAATTCAGTAGGCAGGATGTTTACCTTTGGGAAGTTTGGAGTGGGGGCGACTGACATAATTTAGAGGGTTATGTTGTTATTGTTTACACGAGTACCTGGcgcattctctctctctctctccctccctcgtGGTGTTAAAGAGAAGCCCTGCCACCAGCCACGGTGCAGTTCAAGCCATCTCTGAATGCTCTGATTTTTACAGAGTTCCGAGCACTGACATACAAATTAAGTTCACTCGTCTTTAGATCACACCTATGAAGAATTATAACCCCGGCTTATTAGCTGTAAATGCTAGGAAAAGCTCTGGTGGCGTTCCAAAACGAAAACCACAAAAACTCATCTGATGCCTCAAAGCCCTTtagtgcagctgcagggagcgATGCGTTTTGCTGGCGCATCCACGCGGGTATCGACCGGAAGGTCGCAGCTGGTGCTCCCCTTCTCGCTCCGCTCACGCGCGGCCGGGGTCATCCCCACGGCTGCAAAACAGCACCCGAGGGAGCAGGAGGATGCGCCTCGGCCACGGTACGCTTCCTGTGGCATCTCTGAAGCGTCACGCTTTTCCCAGCATTTTTGTTAGCGGAACTTTGCCCTCTCGTCTCCTAGGAGAGCGCTGGCAGATAAAAGTCAAAATCCAGCCAATTTAAGGTAGGGGAAAAAGGGGCAAACTCTGGACAATGATGAAGGAGGGTATGCACGTGAAAAGCAGCCTAAGGGCACGTTGCAATTTCTGCTCGAATTCTCGTGCTGTGCGGGAGGAGTTAATAGCTGTAAATATCCGTGCAGGCTTCACCTCGAGTAGGGCAGGGAGCATCATAAAACCTTCTGTTAAGGGCAACTGCCTGACACAGAGGCTGGCTAAGGAATGCTAAATTGGTTCAATGTGGGTACAACATACCTGTTGGGATAAACGCTGCGTGTTGCTGCAACTGAGCATTGGCAAGAGCCTGTTGATAGTGCAAGACACTGGGATTGAAAACGGCACTGGCACCATTGCTTTTTTCAAGTGCTTGTCTCTTTGGTAAAGGGTGAAGAACACCAGGAGGAAAGGCCTGTAAATAAGAAAGTTAGTTAAAACGGCATCACTTTTAAGACGTTGTCCGTAACATATACGTAAATACAGAaacttattattttttaaagcgGCTAAAGATGCCTCGCCATGCATATTAACTCAAAGCACAGCAATGTAAAATGAGTGAAATTTTGTTATTGATAGCAAAAGCATGGTACTATTAACCTAAAACTGTAGCAGCACAACTACTGAAAAGAAAGGCCTTTAAAGCAACGAAAATGGCATTGCCTTTAAATAGGTTTTCAAATAttacagggagaaaaaaccaCTTGTGTTTCATTgccaagtattttctttttttaatttaagtatCGTTTCCTATTATTATACACATTAATGGATTACGTTAAGCGTTTTCAATTACAGAAGCAGTTTTATCTCAATTCGACTTTTCATGagaggatatttaaaaaaatgaaaccatgtTAGGAACCAAACTAAATCGTCTGCGTTTATTACGTATGAGAATGAGATGGATAAATAGAGTTTCCGGTAAATTAACGAGTATGTGAAATCATTTCCGGTTGATGTTTGAAAGTAAAGCGATACAAATTTCATTAGTTGCTtctctgagagaaaaaaaaataataataataaaaaaaaattaaagaaaagctaCATGCAAAGCAAAAGGTGAAAGGTCAAAGTACCAGGTCTACAGTTGCTTCGAGAGGTCGCTTCATTGCTTTGGCAGTCGACTGAGTCTTTTAATAACAGGCAGCGAGCACATGATGGCAGTGGGCCAATGGGATTCAAGCGAATTAACATACAGGTAAACAGCAAGCAGAGGTGCATCATGGGAACGGCATTGCATTTGTGGATaggtgagaaggaaaaaaatattctgaatgcAATATACAACATACAAAACACTAGGCAtgcacaacaacaaaaatgtcttCTAAAGAAATGAATATTACATTTCGAATTAGTACCGAAGCAAAAATGCATCTACTATACCTTAGTTAAAAGCATATAAGAGAGTAAAATATAGATGTTTGAAATTCAGGAAAGTTGAGTACAACAGCAGCTTGCAGACACTATTAAGCATCGTATAAACACTTCACAGAGATGCAGAAAGTTTTAAGGATACGCCTATAAGAATTCCTGATAAGTTAGTTAAGTCACATTTTCAAGCGGAAAAATCAATTTGGAAGGCTACATTTTCCAATACAAAGCACTAGTGAAAGTTGTAATGCATTACGAATGCTACTAATATCAGTGCTTGCAAGGTGAGGGTCTTTTAATTAAGAGAAATGCGTCATTCAATAGATTTGGGAGTCAAAATGAGAGAGGTTCTCCTTTTCCAATACAAAGCAGAATAAGTAATATGTCTAGTTACACTAACTTAtcattaattccttttttattcccctACAGCTGGGCcatttttgtagatttttttttttcccttataacTTACCACATTATattgagaggggaaaaaaaagtctttcagaatttaaaacatattttctaaattttgcTACAACCTTCAGTACTAGCTTCAGGAGCAGGGAGTAAAAATACTGCTCTCAGTTCATAAACAAACATTAACGTACGAGATATGATACTAGTccaatattattatttttttaaaagaaaatatttaggcATAGTACATAGgcatatacatgtatgtatactTCCATAACAACATCAAATTATGGCTGATATGATGGCATTCTGTAAAAAATCTTctcatataaaatattattttcaagttGTACAGTGTAAATAATTCTTACAAACGTTTAGCAAGAAAGGAAGATTTActtcaaaatcagaatttttacttttgttttttaaacacaggcTGATATTTAGCTCTTTTTAGGATATGCAGATTATGCCTATCTTGACAACAGTATGTGGAAATAGGGaacaaaagtggaaaaaaaaaaagacgacaaGGCACAAAATGCCGATAAAAAATTTATAGTCACAAGATTAGCTAGTGCCAACAGGATATTTTGCAGGATAGCCCTTGCCTATATTCTTTGTTCCTGGCTTTGCTGCACCTACGTTGCATGAGGCTTCCCAACACCCACTCCATCTCCCCTTCAGCACGCTTCTGGATTACGTACCCTGATCTACAGGATCTGCTCATCGGTCTGGGTCCAAGACTCCGACATAAAAAGAAACACCTGGTGCAAAGTGAGGATCTGGAGAACCTTCTTGCAACTAAGCAGGGTGCTGTGCAGCCGACCCCCCATGGGCACCCCCGCAGGGGACATCACTCTGTCTGCTCAGGGCACAGCCTCAGATCCACTCTGCATCCACCACGGGTGGAAGTCTACACAGAGGTGAAGCATTACGACTGAATTCAGCGTTATGTGATGATGAAGTCCAGAAATTCAAATCAACATCATTAAGAGTAATGCGATTCAGTTAATTACCTTTATTATCCAAATGCAGATCTTATCTGATCTCACTCGTTAACTTATTATCTCTGTGTTTATGATTGCCTTTCTCCACTTCTTCTCTATGCTCTTCCTAACCTCACCTCCCCATTTTGAAGCTTTCTGCTGGCTTTCCCCTCATCTTCCACAGCAAATTCAGTCTCACGGTTTTCCCAACCTGAAGGCTTCACCTTGATCTGTTTCTAGACGTACTCATCAACTTTCTTTCCATGTAGTCTCCCCCTCTCTTCAGGCTTTGAGACCGACTGtccatttttctctcccactttcatcttttctctcattttgtCCTGACAGTAAaacctcctttccctctttctaTTCCATCAGGTAATCTCCTGCTCAACATTTGATCTCCTACATAACtaacaaccaaaaaaatcaatagctacagactggagaggaaaagcctatggaaaggaaataaaggtaataataaaaatgatcaAACACACCGAGGCATAGTACTTGTCTGCCGTATGTCACATTGGCAGGCTATAATATCTCCTGGAATACGAGCAAGAACCACACAGCGTAGGTCTGCACGGATGTGCAGGGAACTCCTGACTAAACTCAAACTCAAGAagaggtggaagcagggacagatgCCCGAGGAGGAACAGGGACACAGACTGAGCATGCAGGGATGGGTTAGGAGAGCCAAAGACCACCTGGAGCtgaatctggcaagggatgtgaaggacaacaagaagggcttctccAAGTCTATCAGcaacaaaaggaagatgagggaaaatgttgCCCCCCGCTGCTGAATGGGGCAGGCGACCTGGTGacacaggacatggaaaaggctgaggtactgaaTGTCTTCTCCACTTCAGTCTTCACTGGTAAGACTGGCCTTAAGGCCAGTGGGAGACCAGTGGAAAAGTCTGAAGCGAGGAAGATTTACCCTCACAGGAGGAGGATCAGGGTAGGGAACATTTGATCAAACCGGATGTACACAAACCCATAGAAGCTGACAGGATGTACCGACGGGTGCTGAGAGAGCTGGCCAGCGTCACTGCAAGGTCACTcttaattatctttgaaaggtcacTGTGGCTGGGGGATGTTCCCAAAGAACGTAAATGGCACTCCTATCTTcaaaaagggcaggaaggaaggtcTGAGGAATGACAGGTTGGTCAACCTCATCTCAGACCCTGGAAAAGTGATCGAGCAAATCCTCCTGAAAACCATCTTCAAGCACATGAAAGCCAAGAAGATGATGCAGAGCAGTGAGCATAGATTTATGAAGGGGAAATTGTGCTTACCCAACCTGACAACCTTCTACAATGAGACTGGCTTGATAGGTGAGGGGATAGCAATAGATGTTGTTTCTCTTGACTTCAGAAAGGTTTTCAACACTGCCTCCCATTCCATCCTCATAAACAAACTTAGTATGGGCTAAGTAGGAAACAGTTAGATGGATTGAAAATTGGCTCAACTGCCAGGCTGAAAGGGTTGTGATCAGTAACACAAAGCCCAGCTGGAGGCTGGCCACAGTCACTAGTGATGTAAAACTTGGAGGAGTGGTTGACACACACGATAGATGTGCTGCCACTCAGAGAGACCTGgaaaggctggagaaatgggcacAGAGGAACATCACTAAGttcaacaaaaggaaatacGAAGCCTTGCACCTGgagaggaacaaccccaggcaccaggacatgctgggggccacccagctggaaagcagcttgacAGAAAAGGCCCTCGatgtcctggtggacaccaagttgaacataaGCCAGCAAAgcaccctcacagcaaaggCAGCCGACAATGTCCTGGGCTACATTAGGAAGAACAtcaccagcaggtcaagggaggtgattcgtCCCGTGTACTCAGCAGTGATGAGGCTGCATGTGGAGCACTACATCTGGGTCTGGAGGTCTCAGTACATACTAGATATACTAGAAAACAGTAccatgaagggactggagcacctctcatatgaggaaaggctgagagagatgggactgttcagcctggagaagagaagatgcAGGGGAATCTCATcagtgtatataaatacctgatgggggAGTGAAGATGGaaccagactcttctcagtggtgccctgtgacaggacaagaggcaatgggaacaaatttaaatacaagaaattccatttcaatgtaattttttgtttttactataAGCATTATTTAACCATGGAGCAGGCTGACATGAAAAGTTGCGGAGACTTGATCCCTGGAAGCTTTCAAAAGCCAGCTAGGCCTGTCCTGGGCAATGTGCTCTATCTTACCTTGCTTAACCAGGGGGGGGTTGGATTAcacaatctccagaggtctttCCAACACCAACTATAAATTCACGTTTTAATTTACGTTGTACATTCTCCACTGACTTTTTATCCTGTCTGATGCACCACATGAATATTTGGAGCTCCCTGAGTACAATGATGGATGACACTGCCTTCTAATGGACTTCACACTTAAGCTGTACATGACCTACAGCCTCTTTCACAGtgtctttccccttcctttttacTTCAAATGATGGGGTCACCTAAGATCCCTGAGTAAAAATTCCTTAACTTCAACGTACAGAAATATAGACTGAACATTTTCTACAAGGGCTGCAGAATGCCTTGACCTTCAATGGTCTTACAAGCTTTGCCTACAGTGCTCTAACCCTATCCACAACGGTCACTGATACGAGCACCCTCTGGACCAAAGCAATGCAGCCAGCTCCCCAGCCAGGAAGGAAAACCTCTTGGACACAATTTCAACCTGGGAGCAACCTGCAAGTGAACCCTACAGGTaagtatttgtatttctgccttACTTTTGCTCTCTAGATCCAACTGAGTATTCTTGGTCATTCTTGGGTGGCCTTACAGGCATGTGCCTTTTCTACCACTTTTTTGCTGTTAGTGCCATTCCAGTGATTTTTCATTGACTCTGATTGTTTCAAAtctatattaaataaaaaaacaattGGATtgtaaaaaatcttttctgtttggtAGTCTAAATATgccattaaaatattctgtacatatttttctgcaaaaagatACCCTGAATTACAGGTCCCTGCCTTCTTCTCCTGTGACATTAGAATGCTAACATTTCAATTCGGTGTTTCCAAAAATGCTTCCTCTTGCTTTGAGGCTAATAAAATTCCAATTATGGCTTATTTAAAATCACAGGATATATATCCAACTATTACTGAAGcccaaaaaaattaatcctttcgtctgtctcctttcttctttagtATATTGCATAGAAATATTACATTCTCTAAATGGAGAATAAATATTGCACAATAGAAGCTAATTAGAATGAAAAAACAATCTCCTTTGCTTTAATTTCCAGATGGTATTCAATTTCTGCAAGCACAGGAAAGTTTAACTAAAAATCACCCAGTTTGAAACAGAGACTGGGGATACTGTAGGAGAAAGACTATTAAAACTTAAGAAATGTTCTGTTTGGACATTTACTTTCTTCCATAACTTACCCTTTGTCCCTCAAAAAGTCCGGACTATGCTAATTTGCTAAATACAATAGCTTGGGGTAGTTATATACTGTACTGCATTGTGTTTCTGGTAGGCTTTTTACCCAGAGAATAACTGTATTGTCTATAACTATTGTATGCACTGCCCACAAGTCCACAAACCACATCTGCTTAATTATTCGTCCACTGCCAGCAACGAGGACAATGATTCTTTGATTTGCTGCCAGCAATTTGGTCTCCCAAGTCAGATCCTGCATGCTTGATTTATTTAACTTTATCAATACCACTCTATTTAAATTTATCAACTTTCCTGGTAGCAACCTTAAGAGATATACAATACTGGTAAATGGATGGGCTGACTTGTCTGAACAGTTTTCAGTAAGATCTTAAAGTATCTGAAAATAGAAAGCCCTCCCTCAATATCTTTTCTTCTGACTATAGTTACTATGCTTTTCCTTAATGATTCCCATTTTAGTTTACTACTTTTAAACCCTGTTTTTCTAATAGAAAAATTGTATCTTAGAGAGATTCAGGTAACTTGCCCACAACAGTGGGAGAGGCAAGAGAAGTCTCTAGGTGTGAGATTCATCTAACCAAATTTCAAAAAGATATAGTCGACGCTTTTTAGTCAGCAGGGACAGGCGCATATCTGCAGAGGGCGGTTCTTTCTCATCCTCAGACAGGCACTAGTGGTAGATCAGATGAATGTGCTGGTTTTTCTCCACTACCTATAAACCGAGACCAAGGTGGCTAGGCTAGGCTCGGCTCAGTCATCTGTCTGACATCTAAGGTGGGGGGAGTCGAATCCTAATACAGGTTTCTTTTCTACTACCAATCTCTGAggcaaaagcttttcttttctctttgcttttcttccttttcttccaaatttccaCATGTATATCTGTCATCAAAGAGCAAAAACAGTGTATGTGCCCCTATTTTCCAGAGGACACAAGCatatcagttttatttctgcttggAAATACTAGGGGCAAATTTAATGTATAATCAAGGCAAAGAACAGAAGTGGTATAGAGTGTCATTTGCTTCACTGTCTTGGATAGaaatacagcattaaaataagggcataaagaaaaaaagtgcttccTCCCATCAAGCAATagtaataattttataaattcttatcttttaccaaaacaaacaaacaaaaaaaaaagaggcaaaagagaaaagaaagtataaGCAAACAGCATTAAATTGAAGCAAAATAGGCATCAAAGAGCTTCTGTCAAGAAAAGGCAGCCATATATGCCAGCACTTACCATCACAGTCGCAGCTGCcgcagctgcctgggctgccACCGCAGCCTGGTTGGCTTGGTGTTGCGCCGCTTTGATTTTGGCCTGCAAATGTGCAGGAGGGTGAAAATACTTGCATTTCTCCCTCATGCAACGACCTTTTATGTAATCCATACACACGGTTACGGTGTTGTCGTTTGTGTCAATCATTGTGCTGTCTGCCGGATGCGCAAAGCGGCAATCAGTCTCTCCACGCGCACAGTTTCCCCGCTGGAACTCCCTGCACACCTACGTGCAAAACAACACGTGTTGCAGGGGAAGAGCACGGTGCAATGCgaaagggcagggagagccccGCGCCCCCAAAAGACAGACCTGCCCCCTTCCCCGCTTAGTTCAAGTTTTTCTGCGGATTCAATTTAATAAACCCTTCATCTTCTTCTGAGAGAGGGAAATGCATCTGTTTTACCCTTACATGCTTGGCTCCTCAGGTAGCTCTGCGGTACAGCAGCTAAATGAACTTGACGTGCAATAGAAACATTCCCAAAcgcctttcctttttcctgtctAGAAAACACCTGGGAAGGACACTTACTGAAGTAACTGGCCCTGCAAAACTAGCTGGGAATCACAAAATATTCAGTCCCTTCCTGACTACACTTTATATTCTTGCAGCTCCACTGGTAGGGAAGGAGTTCCTCTTGCTGAGACTGGGGGAAGATATGCATCAGATGCACTGTATCTTTTACGGGGTCTACAAATAAAATGGAGAGcctccttaaaaataattttcaaaagttgTCAGAATGAACGTGCTGATTTTCCTAAGAAGAAATGTGCTCTGGACACTAGTGCTTAGTGCTTTTGGGAAAGGACATTCATTTCTCCAAGAACCTTTTGGCCTGCTCGTGTACTTGGATGACAGGTTCCGCTGAGCCCAGCCACGCGGAGATCCATCGACATGCAGGAGGCTCTGCACATAGCTGGGGGCTTGCCCCTTCCGCCTGCTGCAGGGTTGGTAACATTTGACATCCTCATTTCTAGCTCAAGGCTGAAAGGCAATACCATTCCCCTAATATCGACCCAAAAGGCTACAAAATTCCCCTAATGTCAATGCAtaaaaaccaggacagaattAATACTGCCATAAAAACGTGCCATTAGATATTTCATCAAGGCATACCTTTACACGTATGCGTACTTGAGGTATTTTGGAGGAGATGAACTTTCCAAATGATGCAAATTCATGTTGATGTCTGTGTATTAAATTTGAGTGAACGCACtaccttaaaaataacagtgtTTAATTACCACTGGCTGCAAGCGTAGAAATCCTGCCTGGTTACAAGGTCTTTATTTGTAGCAACTAAATTTAAGCATCGTTTCTAAAACAATAGAGTTTTTCCCTCCAGGATCTTTCACACTGTCTAACCGAGGATTGTATTTCTAGTCACGGCGGTGTCTACAGTACCTCCAGTTTATCAGTCCTGAGGAGTTTCTGGGTAGCAGTTGAACCGGGGACTGACACCGGTGGACTTCCAGGAACAATGACAGGCGGCGTGGGTAGGATCTCAGTCGGGACTAAGCCAACTCCCGGTGTTACTGGCGTTAGGTAAGGAGCAAAGCTAATAGCCGTGTTCGTTCCTATTGTGGGACCCACTGGAAATGTGggctgcaaaaggaaaacacagaccaagatgaaaaaaaaaccaaaccaaccccttAATCAAGAGCTTACTAGCTGTCTTTTGCATGTTCTTTCTGGTGCTGattcattttcttaatgaaaaaatttCAAACAGCTGGCAAAACACACAGCATACTCTCTTCTTTTAATCACGTAACACATTCCAGCGGCAGACGAAGAACCGCCTTTGTAGCTCTATTATTGGAAAAGAGGTTGCCGACGCAAAGGAAGTCGTACTTTGAACCTGAATCTCTATGGAGGTCCAGCTTACAGTGCAGGCTTATTTACACATCTAAAAGTAGAAATAGCATAGactttgctgccttttctcaatatctgttttccttgggaaaacAGGCTATTTTTCAAAGTACCAGATTTCATAGGTGAAGCGTTATTAACTATATTAAAGCTGTATTTCTAATAAGAGTATATATAATGAGTTCTTTGGCATGTAACTTCCATCTGTTTGCATGCTGTATTTTGCCACCTCCTGCAATTATATGTTACTATGGCTCACACATCTAAAAACCTCACCTTTGCGAATGTTTGTGTGCTCAGCTGTCACCAGTGGCAAGCAGAATAAATATTATAATCTCAGCTGGACACAATATTTAGAAAGGGATTATTCAGGCTT of the Grus americana isolate bGruAme1 chromosome 1, bGruAme1.mat, whole genome shotgun sequence genome contains:
- the MBNL2 gene encoding muscleblind-like protein 2 isoform X2; protein product: MALNVAPVRDTKWLTLEVCRQFQRGTCSRSDEECKFAHPPKSCQVENGRVIACFDSLKGRCTRENCKYLHPPTHLKTQLEINGRNNLIQQKTAAAMLAQQMQFMFPGTPLQPVPTFPVGPTIGTNTAISFAPYLTPVTPGVGLVPTEILPTPPVIVPGSPPVSVPGSTATQKLLRTDKLEVCREFQRGNCARGETDCRFAHPADSTMIDTNDNTVTVCMDYIKGRCMREKCKYFHPPAHLQAKIKAAQHQANQAAVAAQAAAAAATVMGTTEKSLVPSSLPHQAFPPGVLHPLPKRQALEKSNGASAVFNPSVLHYQQALANAQLQQHAAFIPTGSVLCMTPATSIVPMMHNATAATVSAATTPATSVPFAATATANQIILK
- the MBNL2 gene encoding muscleblind-like protein 2 isoform X5; this translates as MALNVAPVRDTKWLTLEVCRQFQRGTCSRSDEECKFAHPPKSCQVENGRVIACFDSLKGRCTRENCKYLHPPTHLKTQLEINGRNNLIQQKTAAAMLAQQMQFMFPGTPLQPVPTFPVGPTIGTNTAISFAPYLTPVTPGVGLVPTEILPTPPVIVPGSPPVSVPGSTATQKLLRTDKLEVCREFQRGNCARGETDCRFAHPADSTMIDTNDNTVTVCMDYIKGRCMREKCKYFHPPAHLQAKIKAAQHQANQAAVAAQAAAAAATVMAFPPGVLHPLPKRQALEKSNGASAVFNPSVLHYQQALANAQLQQHAAFIPTGSVLCMTPATSIVPMMHNATAATVSAATTPATSVPFAATATANQIILK
- the MBNL2 gene encoding muscleblind-like protein 2 isoform X1, with the translated sequence MALNVAPVRDTKWLTLEVCRQFQRGTCSRSDEECKFAHPPKSCQVENGRVIACFDSLKGRCTRENCKYLHPPTHLKTQLEINGRNNLIQQKTAAAMLAQQMQFMFPGTPLQPVPTFPVGPTIGTNTAISFAPYLTPVTPGVGLVPTEILPTPPVIVPGSPPVSVPGSTATQKLLRTDKLEVCREFQRGNCARGETDCRFAHPADSTMIDTNDNTVTVCMDYIKGRCMREKCKYFHPPAHLQAKIKAAQHQANQAAVAAQAAAAAATVMTQSTAKAMKRPLEATVDLAFPPGVLHPLPKRQALEKSNGASAVFNPSVLHYQQALANAQLQQHAAFIPTGSVLCMTPATSIVPMMHNATAATVSAATTPATSVPFAATATANQIILK
- the MBNL2 gene encoding muscleblind-like protein 2 isoform X7 — translated: MALNVAPVRDTKWLTLEVCRQFQRGTCSRSDEECKFAHPPKSCQVENGRVIACFDSLKGRCTRENCKYLHPPTHLKTQLEINGRNNLIQQKTAAAMLAQQMQFMFPGTPLQPVPTFPVGPTIGTNTAISFAPYLTPVTPGVGLVPTEILPTPPVIVPGSPPVSVPGSTATQKLLRTDKLEVCREFQRGNCARGETDCRFAHPADSTMIDTNDNTVTVCMDYIKGRCMREKCKYFHPPAHLQAKIKAAQHQANQAAVAAQAAAAAATVMAFPPGVLHPLPKRQALEKSNGASAVFNPSVLHYQQALANAQLQQHAAFIPTVPMMHNATAATVSAATTPATSVPFAATATANQIILK
- the MBNL2 gene encoding muscleblind-like protein 2 isoform X10, translated to MALNVAPVRDTKWLTLEVCRQFQRGTCSRSDEECKFAHPPKSCQVENGRVIACFDSLKGRCTRENCKYLHPPTHLKTQLEINGRNNLIQQKTAAAMLAQQMQFMFPGTPLQPVPTFPVGPTIGTNTAISFAPYLTPVTPGVGLVPTEILPTPPVIVPGSPPVSVPGSTATQKLLRTDKLEVCREFQRGNCARGETDCRFAHPADSTMIDTNDNTVTVCMDYIKGRCMREKCKYFHPPAHLQAKIKAAQHQANQAAVAAQAAAAAATVMAFPPGVLHPLPKRQALEKSNGASAVFNPSVLHYQQALANAQLQQHAAFIPTGSVLCMTPATSIDNPEIAGRSGTECHEASLRTAKHGYCTYYPVSSSLELPQTAC
- the MBNL2 gene encoding muscleblind-like protein 2 isoform X8, coding for MALNVAPVRDTKWLTLEVCRQFQRGTCSRSDEECKFAHPPKSCQVENGRVIACFDSLKGRCTRENCKYLHPPTHLKTQLEINGRNNLIQQKTAAAMLAQQMQFMFPGTPLQPVPTFPVGPTIGTNTAISFAPYLTPVTPGVGLVPTEILPTPPVIVPGSPPVSVPGSTATQKLLRTDKLEVCREFQRGNCARGETDCRFAHPADSTMIDTNDNTVTVCMDYIKGRCMREKCKYFHPPAHLQAKIKAAQHQANQAAVAAQAAAAAATVMTQSTAKAMKRPLEATVDLAFPPGVLHPLPKRQALEKSNGASAVFNPSVLHYQQALANAQLQQHAAFIPTGSVLCMTPATSIDNPEIAGRSGTECHEASLRTAKHGYCTYYPVSSSLELPQTAC